A window of Nicotiana tabacum cultivar K326 chromosome 24, ASM71507v2, whole genome shotgun sequence contains these coding sequences:
- the LOC107816409 gene encoding laccase-4-like codes for MESWVRIFILFACLFPAFVECRIRRYNFNVMVKNTSRLCSTKPIVTVNGKFPGPTVYAREDDTVLIRVVNHVKYNVSIHWHGVRQLRTGWADGPAYITQCPIQPGQSYLYNFTITGQRGTLFWHAHILWLRSTVHGAIVILPKLGVPYPFPKPDHEAVVILAEWWKSDTEAVINQAIKSGLAPNVSDAHTINGHPGPLSNCPSQGGYKLSVDPGKSYMLRVINAALNEELFFKIAGHKMTVVEVDATYVKPFKTDTIVIAPGQTTNVIVAANQGSGKYMVVASPFMDAPIAVDNATATATLHYSGTLASSVTTLTNTPPKNATPVANNFVDSLRSLNSKKYPAKVPKNVDHSLFFTVGLGINPCPSCKQGNGSRVVASINNVTFVMPTTALLQAHFFGIKGVYTTDFPQNPPFKFNYTGTPPANLSTMSGTKVYRLPYNATVQLVLQDTGIISPENHPIHLHGFNFFAVGKGLGNFNSKIDPKNFNLVDPVERNTIGVPAGGWVAIRFRADNPGVWFMHCHLEVHTTWGLKMAFLVDNGKGPNESLLPPPKDLPKC; via the exons atggaatcttgGGTTCGTATTTTCATCTTGTTTGCATGCCTCTTTCCAGCCTTTGTAGAATGCCGGATTCGACGTTACAACTTCAAT GTGATGGTGAAGAATACATCTCGCTTGTGTTCTACAAAGCCCATTGTCACTGTTAATGGCAAATTCCCAGGACCCACAGTCTATGCCAGGGAAGATGACACTGTGCTTATCAGGGTTGTTAACCATGTCAAATATAATGTCTCTATCCATTG GCATGGTGTGAGACAACTTAGAACAGGTTGGGCAGATGGACCAGCATATATCACACAATGTCCAATTCAGCCAGGTCAAAGTTATTTGTACAACTTCACCATTACAGGTCAAAGGGGTACACTGTTTTGGCATGCTCATATTCTGTGGCTAAGGTCAACTGTTCATGGCGCCATTGTCATTTTGCCTAAGCTTGGTGTGCCATATCCATTTCCAAAACCTGACCATGAAGCTGTAGTTATTCTAG CTGAATGGTGGAAATCTGATACTGAAGCTGTGATTAATCAGGCCATTAAGTCAGGTTTAGCCCCTAATGTTTCTGATGCTCACACAATCAATGGTCATCCTGGACCCCTTTCAAACTGTCCATCCCAAG GTGGATACAAATTGAGTGTTGATCCTGGAAAATCCTACATGTTGCGAGTTATCAATGCTGCACTCAATGAAGAACTCTTTTTCAAAATTGCTGGCCACAAAATGACTGTAGTTGAAGTAGATGCTACCTACGTAAAACCTTTCAAAACAGATACAATTGTGATTGCCCCTGGCCAAACCACAAATGTAATTGTCGCAGCTAATCAAGGTTCTGGAAAATACATGGTTGTTGCTTCTCCATTCATGGACGCACCTATTGCAGTCGATAACGCGACTGCAACAGCCACGTTACATTATTCGGGCACGTTGGCTAGTTCAGTCACTACCCTAACAAACACTCCGCCCAAAAACGCGACCCCTGTGGCTAACAATTTTGTAGACTCTCTTCGAAGCCTCAACTCGAAAAAATACCCTGCTAAAGTTCCAAAAAATGTGGATCATTCGTTGTTTTTCACAGTAGGGTTAGGAATTAATCCATGTCCAAGTTGCAAACAGGGTAATGGAAGCAGAGTTGTTGCTAGTATAAACAATGTCACATTTGTCATGCCAACTACAGCACTTTTACAAGCACATTTCTTTGGTATCAAAGGAGTTTATACAACAGATTTTCCTCAAAATCCGCCATTTAAATTCAACTATACTGGAACACCACCAGCAAACTTGTCAACGATGAGCGGGACGAAGGTTTATCGGTTGCCATATAATGCAACAGTTCAATTAGTTTTGCAGGATACTGGAATTATATCCCCTGAAAATCATCCTATCCATTTGCATGGGTTTAATTTCTTTGCAGTAGGTAAAGGGCTAGGaaattttaattcaaaaataGATCCAAAGAATTTTAATCTTGTTGATCCTGTTGAGAGGAATACAATTGGAGTACCAGCAGGAGGATGGGTAGCTATAAGATTCCGCGCTGACAATCCAG GAGTTTGGTTTATGCATTGTCATTTAGAGGTGCATACAACATGGGGATTGAAGATGGCATTCCTAGTAGATAATGGCAAAGGTCCTAATGAGTCACTTTTGCCACCTCCAAAGGATCTACCAAAATGCTAA